A segment of the Candidatus Andeanibacterium colombiense genome:
GAGCGTGCGGTGGAACAGGCCGCCGGGGACTCGATCCGGCTGGTGCTGCTGGTGCGGACCTACCGCGTGCGCGGGCATCTCGCAGCCGATCTCGATCCGCTCGGCCAGTCGAACCAGGACCTGCCGGCCGATTTGACCCCCGAGTACCACGGCTTCATCGGCGAGGCGCTGGACCGCAAGGTCTATCTCGGCGGCACCCTCGGGCTCGACTGGGCGACTCCGCGCGAGACGGTCGAAATCCTCCGCCGCAATTACTGCGGCCACGTCGGCCTTGAATACATGCACATCTCCGACATCGAGGAGCGCCGCTTCCTCCAGGCGCGGCTCGAAGGGCAGAACAAGGAAATCGAGTTCACCGAGAACGGCAAGAAGGCGATCCTCGCCGCGGTGATCCGGGGCGAGGAATACGAGAAGTTCCTCGGCAAGAAATACGTCGGCACCAAGCGCTTCGGGCTCGACGGCGGCGAGAGCATGATCCCGGCGCTCGAAGCGGTGATCAAGAACGGCGGCGCGCTGGGCGTGCGCGAGATCGTGTGGGGCATGTCGCACCGCGGCCGGCTGAACGTACTCGCGAATGTGATGGCCAAGCCCTACCGCGTGATCTTCCACGAATTCTCGGGCGGCAGCGCGAACCCCGACGATGTCGGCGGATCGGGCGACGTGAAGTATCACCTCGGCACTTCGACCGACCGCGAGTTCGACGGGATCAAGGTCCACATGAGCCTCGTCCCGAACCCGAGCCATCTCGAGACGGTCGATCCGGTGGTGCTGGGCAAGACCCGCGCCCAGCAGGCGGTGCGCGAGGATCTCGAGCATCACGAACAGGTCCTGCCGGTGCTGATCCACGGCGATGCGGCCTTCGCCGGCCAGGGCATCGTGTGGGAATGCTTCGGCTTCTCCGGCGTTCGCGGCTACAACACCGGCGGCTGCGTCCACTTCATCGTGAACAACCAGATCGGCTTCACCACCTCGCCGAAGTTCGCGCGCTCCTCGCCCTATCCGTCGGATGTCGCGAAGGGCGTCCAGGCGCCGATCATCCACGTCAACGGCGACGATCCCGAAGCGGTGACCTTCGCCTGCAAGCTCGCGATCGAATACCGCCAGCGGTTCAAGCGCGACATCGTGATCGACATGTGGTGCTATCGCCGCTTCGGCCATAACGAGGGCGACGAGCCGAGCTTCACCCAGCCGCTGATGTATGCCGCGATCCGTGCGCATCCGCGGGTGAGCGAGGTCTATGCCGCGCGCCTGGTCGAACAGGGCGTGATCGACGCGAACTGGGCGGGCGAGACCGCCGCGCATTTCATCGCGGTGCTCGACCAGGAATTCGAAGCCGGCAAGAACTACAAGCCGAACGAGGCCGACTGGTTCGCCGGGCGCTGGAGCGGGCTGCACAAGCCCGCCGATCCGGAAACCGCGCGCCGCAACGTCAACACCGCGATCGAGCCGAAACTGTTCGAAAGCCTCGGCCGCACGCTCTCGACCGTGCCCGAGGATCTCACGATCCACCCGACCCTCGGCCGGGTGATCGACGCGAAGCGCGCGATGTTCGCGAGTGGGGAAGGCTTCGACTGGGCGACGGCCGAGGCGCTCGCCTTCGGCAGCCTCGTCACCGAAGGCTACGGCGTGCGCCTGTCGGGCCAGGATTCGAGCCGCGGCACCTTCAGCCAGCGCCATGCGAGCTGGATCGACCAGACGACCGAGCGCAAGTACATCCCGCTGACCACCCTGCCCCACGGCAAGTTCGAGGTCTATGACAGCCCGCTGTCCGAATACGGCGTGCTCGGCTTCGAATACGGCTTCGCCTCGGCGGACCCGAAGACCCTGGTGCTGTGGGAAGCGCAGTTCGGCGATTTCGCGAATGGCGCGCAGATCGTGATCGACCAGTATATCGCCGCGTCCGAGGCCAAGTGGCTGCGCGCCAACGGCCTGGTGCTGCTGCTGCCGCACGGGATGGAAGGCCAGGGGCCGGAGCACAGCTCGGCGCGGCTCGAGCGGTTCCTCCAGCTCTGCGCGGACGACAATATCCAGGTCTGCAACATCACCAGCCCGGCGAACTACTTCCACGTGCTCCGCCGCCAGATGCTGCGTCCGTTCCGCAAGCCGCTGATCATCATGACGCCAAAGAGCCTGCTGCGCCACCCGATGGCCAAGAGCGAGGCAGCCGAGTTCACCGCCGCGAGCCACTTCAAGCGCATCCTTTCCGACCGCACCGACATCGCCGACGACCAGGTCCGCCGGCTCGTGCTGTGCTCGGGCAAGGTCGCCTACGATCTGATCGAGGCGCGGGACAAGGAGCAACTGGCCGACGTCTCGATCGTCCGGCTCGAACAGCTCTATCCGTTCCCCGGCGAGCCACTGGCCGATCGCCTCGCGAAGATGACCAACCTCGAAGAGGTCATCTGGTGCCAGGAGGAGGCGCGCAACAACGGTGCGTGGTTCTTCGTCGAGAGCCATATCGAAGCGGCGCTGAAGGATGCCGGCAAGGATGGCATGCGCGCATCCTATGCCGGGCGCGATGCCGCCGCCTCGCCCGCCACCGGCCTCGCCTCGCGCCACAAGGCCCAGCAGGAAGCGCTGGTCGCCGAAGCGCTGGGGCTGGGATGACGGCGGTTCAATTCTCGATCCCCTGCGAAGGCAGGGGTCTCGGGCCGGGATATGCCGCGCCTGCCTGCATGAGGTCCCTGCCCGCGCAGGGACTCAGAGATGTCCAAGGGATGATGTGAGATGACCACCGAAGTCAAAGTTCCCGCGCTCGGCGAATCCGTCACCGAGGCCACCATCGGCGAATGGCTGAAGAAGCCCGGCGACGCGGTGAAGGCCGACGAGCCGATCGCCAGCCTCGAGACCGACAAGGTCGCGATCGAAGTGCCCTCCCCGGTCGCCGGCGTGCTGGGCGAATACAAGGTCGAGCTCGGCGCGACCGTGGGCGTCGGCGCGATCATCGCGACGGTCGAGGAAGGCGCGAGCGCTGCGGCTCCGGCACCGGTCGCGACTCCTGCCCCGGCCCCTGCTCCCGCCCCGGCGATCCCGTCCGCCGCCGCGCCCGAACCGGCCGCGAGCGACGACGCGCTGACCCTGTCGCCCGCGGTGCGCCGCGCGGTGCTCGAACATGGGATCGACCCCTCGGCGGTGCGCGGCACCGGCAAGGATGGGCGCGTGACCAAGGAAGACGTGCTCTCCGCCGCCAAGGCGCGCGGGCAGGACCAGGCCGCGGCTCCGGCTGCTGCTCCCGCTCCCGCCCCTGCCGCGACCGGCGACCGCCGCACCGAGCGGGTCAAGATGACCCGCCTGCGCCAGACCATCGCCCGCCGCCTGAAGGAAGCGCAGGACGCTGCCGCGCTGCTGACCACCTTTAACGACGTCGACATGTCGGCGGTGATCGAGGCCCGCGCGAAGTACAAGGATCTGTTCGAGAAGAAGCACGGCATCCGCCTCGGCTTCATGAGCTTCTTCGCCAAGGCCGCGGTCCTCGCGCTGAAGGATGTGCCCTCGGTCAATGCGCAGATCGAAGGCGATGAGATCGTCTATCACGACTATATCGACATCTCGGTCGCGGTTTCGGCCCCGGGCGGTCTGGTCGTCCCCGTGGTGCGCGACTGCGATACGCTGTCCTTCGCCGGGATCGAAAAGGCGATCGCCGAATATGGCGCGAAGGCCAAGGACGGCACACTGACCATGGCCGACATGCAGGGCGGCACCTTCACCATCTCGAACGGCGGCGTGTTCGGATCGCTGATGTCGACCCCGATCATCAACCCGCCGCAGAGCGCGGTGCTCGGCCTCCACCGGATCGAGGACCGCGCGGTGGTGGTCGACGGCCAGATCGTGATCCGCCCGATGATGTATATCGCGATGAGCTACGACCACCGCCTGATCGACGGGCGCGAGGCGGTGACCGCGCTCAAGATCATCAAGGAAGCGATCGAAGACCCGACGCGGCTGCTGATCGATTTGTAACGGTGCTGAAGAGCACAATCCTTTCTCGCCTCGGTGCATTTTATGGAACTGCGTTCGCGCAATTGGTGCCGCTCTTTGCGCTTTCCCGCTTCCCGGAGTGGGCGCTGCTTTCGCAGGCGGTCATTGGGTGTTGTGTGCTCGCCTTAAAGCGAAGCATCGGAAAGGATCTGGTCTTTGTCTCATCGGCTGTAACGCTGTCATTTCTTAGCTTTGAGATTGTGTACGCGAACCCGCTAAATTTGGGCTTGGTCTATCCAATCTTGATTGCTCTCGGACTCGCGATCTTTGCGTACACCGTATTTTTCGTTTTCACCGGACGCTTCCCTTGGAAGTCCCGGCCTCTGTGAATCCCGAGGAGAGCTTCTGCTTTTTCGGGCTGGAGTAAAAAATGGCTGACTACGACTACGACGTCCTCATCATCGGTTCCGGCCCCGGCGGCTATGTCGCGGCGATCCGGGCGGCACAGCTCGGGCTCAAGACCGCCTGCGCCGAAGGGCGTGCGACGCTCGGCGGGACCTGCCTCAATGTCGGCTGCATCCCCTCCAAGGCATTGCTGCACGGGTCAGAGCTGTACGAGGACGCAGCCAACGGGACGCTCGCCAAGTTCGGCGTGAAGACCGGCACGGTCGAACTCGATCTTGCCGCGCTGCTGGGCGAGAAGGACGCGGCGGTGAAGGATCTCACCGGCGGGGTCGAATATCTGTTCAAGAAGAACAAGGTCACCTGGCTCAAGGGCTATGCTACGTTCAAGGACGTGCACAGCGTCGAAGTCGCGGGCGCAACCGTCACCGCGAAGAACATCGTGATCGCGACCGGCTCCTCGGTCACCCCGCTCCCTGGGGTCGAGGTCGACAACGATAAGGGCGTGATCGTCGACAGCACCGGCGCGATCGCGCTGCCCGCCGTGCCCAAGCACCTGGTGGTGATCGGCGGCGGCGTGATCGGGCTGGAGCTCGGCTCGGTCTGGCGGCGGCTCGGGGCCAAGGTCACCGTGGTCGAATTCCTCGACCAAGTGCTGCCCGGGATGGACGGCGACGTGCGCAAGGAAGCGCAGAAACTGTTCGCCAAGCAGGGCATCGAATTTCGCATGGGGACCAAGGTCACCGGGGTTGCGGTCAAGGGCAAGCAGGCCACGCTGACGCTCGAACCGGCGGCCGGCGGCGCTTCCGAGACGATCGAGGCAGACTGCGTGCTGCTGGCGATCGGCCGGCGCCCGAATACCGACGGGCTCGGGCTCGAGGCGATCGGCCTCGAACTCAACAAGCGCGGCCAGATCGAGACGGACGGAAAATTCCGCACCAAAATCGACGGCGTGTGGGCGATCGGCGACGTGATCCCCGGCCCGATGCTGGCGCACAAGGCCGAAGACGAAGGCATCGCGGTGGCCGAGAATATCGCCGGCCAGATCGGCATCGTGAACCATGCGGTGATCCCGAGCGTGGTCTATACGATGCCCGAGATCGCCGGGGTCGGCCTGACCGAGGACGCGGCGAAGGAAGCCGGCCACGAGGTCAAGGTGGGCAAGTTCCCGATGGTCGGTAACAGCCGCGCGAAGACCAACCGCAACACCGACGGCTTCGTGAAGATCATTGCCGATGCCGAAACCGACCGC
Coding sequences within it:
- the lpdA gene encoding dihydrolipoyl dehydrogenase, which gives rise to MADYDYDVLIIGSGPGGYVAAIRAAQLGLKTACAEGRATLGGTCLNVGCIPSKALLHGSELYEDAANGTLAKFGVKTGTVELDLAALLGEKDAAVKDLTGGVEYLFKKNKVTWLKGYATFKDVHSVEVAGATVTAKNIVIATGSSVTPLPGVEVDNDKGVIVDSTGAIALPAVPKHLVVIGGGVIGLELGSVWRRLGAKVTVVEFLDQVLPGMDGDVRKEAQKLFAKQGIEFRMGTKVTGVAVKGKQATLTLEPAAGGASETIEADCVLLAIGRRPNTDGLGLEAIGLELNKRGQIETDGKFRTKIDGVWAIGDVIPGPMLAHKAEDEGIAVAENIAGQIGIVNHAVIPSVVYTMPEIAGVGLTEDAAKEAGHEVKVGKFPMVGNSRAKTNRNTDGFVKIIADAETDRVLGVWIIAAVAGTMIAEAALGMEFGATSEDIAYTCHAHPTHSEAVKEAAMAVRGKPIHI
- the odhB gene encoding 2-oxoglutarate dehydrogenase complex dihydrolipoyllysine-residue succinyltransferase, which encodes MTTEVKVPALGESVTEATIGEWLKKPGDAVKADEPIASLETDKVAIEVPSPVAGVLGEYKVELGATVGVGAIIATVEEGASAAAPAPVATPAPAPAPAPAIPSAAAPEPAASDDALTLSPAVRRAVLEHGIDPSAVRGTGKDGRVTKEDVLSAAKARGQDQAAAPAAAPAPAPAATGDRRTERVKMTRLRQTIARRLKEAQDAAALLTTFNDVDMSAVIEARAKYKDLFEKKHGIRLGFMSFFAKAAVLALKDVPSVNAQIEGDEIVYHDYIDISVAVSAPGGLVVPVVRDCDTLSFAGIEKAIAEYGAKAKDGTLTMADMQGGTFTISNGGVFGSLMSTPIINPPQSAVLGLHRIEDRAVVVDGQIVIRPMMYIAMSYDHRLIDGREAVTALKIIKEAIEDPTRLLIDL
- a CDS encoding 2-oxoglutarate dehydrogenase E1 component; protein product: MGNELHDFTADEGQPQAGPSWQRAGWPLAAAADDLTMAMDPTAMKIAVKAAAAKAGVALDERAVEQAAGDSIRLVLLVRTYRVRGHLAADLDPLGQSNQDLPADLTPEYHGFIGEALDRKVYLGGTLGLDWATPRETVEILRRNYCGHVGLEYMHISDIEERRFLQARLEGQNKEIEFTENGKKAILAAVIRGEEYEKFLGKKYVGTKRFGLDGGESMIPALEAVIKNGGALGVREIVWGMSHRGRLNVLANVMAKPYRVIFHEFSGGSANPDDVGGSGDVKYHLGTSTDREFDGIKVHMSLVPNPSHLETVDPVVLGKTRAQQAVREDLEHHEQVLPVLIHGDAAFAGQGIVWECFGFSGVRGYNTGGCVHFIVNNQIGFTTSPKFARSSPYPSDVAKGVQAPIIHVNGDDPEAVTFACKLAIEYRQRFKRDIVIDMWCYRRFGHNEGDEPSFTQPLMYAAIRAHPRVSEVYAARLVEQGVIDANWAGETAAHFIAVLDQEFEAGKNYKPNEADWFAGRWSGLHKPADPETARRNVNTAIEPKLFESLGRTLSTVPEDLTIHPTLGRVIDAKRAMFASGEGFDWATAEALAFGSLVTEGYGVRLSGQDSSRGTFSQRHASWIDQTTERKYIPLTTLPHGKFEVYDSPLSEYGVLGFEYGFASADPKTLVLWEAQFGDFANGAQIVIDQYIAASEAKWLRANGLVLLLPHGMEGQGPEHSSARLERFLQLCADDNIQVCNITSPANYFHVLRRQMLRPFRKPLIIMTPKSLLRHPMAKSEAAEFTAASHFKRILSDRTDIADDQVRRLVLCSGKVAYDLIEARDKEQLADVSIVRLEQLYPFPGEPLADRLAKMTNLEEVIWCQEEARNNGAWFFVESHIEAALKDAGKDGMRASYAGRDAAASPATGLASRHKAQQEALVAEALGLG